One window of the Trifolium pratense cultivar HEN17-A07 linkage group LG2, ARS_RC_1.1, whole genome shotgun sequence genome contains the following:
- the LOC123908844 gene encoding uncharacterized protein LOC123908844, with translation MVLWEITLGTAYFLGLKRTYKLALRIQRKVISPKYPKIRQFLHRRTRVVFDIAIKVHRNIQERDIEVGRNVGNFILRCLDRMKPSAQIRGHSNPPISGGSSKESMTKHTTGTSNHKHPNDSGLFKRDSDRNLFTSLKPKPFPSISRMMRPPNPAGTTIHGRNLSTYAPEVFRQNYRVNWQESVLRKDIMQWMLQN, from the exons ATGGTGCTGTGGGAGATAACACTTGGAACTGCGTATTTTTTAGGTTTGAAACGAACCTATAAGCTTGCTTTAAGGATTCAGCGAAAAGTTATTAGTCCTAAGTACCCTAAGATCCGTCAATTTCTTCACAG ACGAACCCGTGTTGTGTTTGATATAGCAATCAAGGTCCATCGGAACATTCAAGAAAGAGATATAGAAGTGGGTAGGAATGTTGGGAATTTCATTTTGCGATGCCTAGATCGAATGAAGCCCTCAGCTCAAATTCGGGGTCATTCTAATCCGCCCATCAGTGGTGGTAGCTCAAAAGAGAGCATGACAAAGCATACAACCGGCACTTCCAACCACAAACATCCCAATGATTCTGGGTTATTCAAGAGGGACTCTGATAGGAACTTGTTTACCTCATTGAAGCCAAAGCCTTTTCCTAGCATTTCAAGGATGATGAGACCACCAAATCCTGCTGGGACTACCATCCATGGCAGGAACCTCAGTACCTATGCCCCTGAGGTCTTTAGACAAAACTACAGAGTGAATTGGCAAGAGAGTGTTCTCAGGAAGGACATCATGCAATGGATGCTGCAAAACTAA
- the LOC123908412 gene encoding uncharacterized protein LOC123908412 gives MHRQSLGSPSSKLHLHGITDAGTTLITDEPPKPHRLSLSPPSSTPHKFIHLIPILTLFCFFILYFFSHTPSPSDLDHFTGFKRHHLAAEMNGEIGVHYVDAKRSDVLAIRSLQQIPKTHLHRKLADF, from the exons ATGCACAGACAATCACTAGGCTCACCTTCTTCCAAGCTCCACCTCCATGGAATCACCGACGCCGGAACCACTCTCATCACCGACGAACCACCGAAACCTCACCGTCTCTCTTTATCACCTCCATCATCAACACCTCACAAATTCATTCACCTCATTCCAATTCTCACTCTCTTCTGCTTTTTCATCCTTTACTTTTTCTCTCACACTCCTTCTCCTTCAGATTTAGATCATTTCACCGGATTCAAACGTCATCATCTAG CGGCAGAGATGAACGGTGAAATTGGAGTACATTATGTGGATGCGAAAAGAAGTGATGTGTTAGCGATTCGAAGTTTGCAACAAATACCGAAAACTCATCTACATAGAAAACTCGCAGATTTTTAA
- the LOC123904289 gene encoding serine/arginine repetitive matrix protein 1-like: MAGVNNHQIPEHVAKNHGTPMDYAPYHPLDGQFASVTEDGQEGQNVHDEPYNLEEPHIPVATPPQATPAAAIPPGVPMQDMMAALNQRFEQQNQRLEQQSRRIDAIAESRVTAQARPARRSPTPVRSRTYSRSRSPPRRRSERRSSPRRNEATSRNSTPPRRHSPRRDNPPRRQRNRSPEERDSHQGPLSRRIRELPLPVGLEKPPAMDTYDGSTDPDEHIENLEALLEYRNSLAPGSVDSWSDLCARFRAHFTSSRRHPKTEATLEAIIQGETEPLRSYLERFNKAAVEVKVVESMKLYLLDRGLRRDSNFAKAVGIEEPKTLDAFFEKAKKYIAYEEKQKAIDLRRPKSQEKPRTQEKIG, translated from the exons atggctggcgttaacaaccacCAAATCCCGGAGCACGTGGCGAAGAACCATGGAACACCGATGGACTACGCACCGTACCACCCGTTGGACGGTCAGttcgcctccgtaacggaagatggccaAGAGGGGCAAAACGTGCATGACGAGCCCTACAACCTAGAAGAACCGCATATCCCTGTGGCaaccccgccacaggcgactcctGCAGCGGCTATCCCTCCGGGCGTTCCCATGCAGGATATGATGGCTGcgctg AACCAGCGATTCGAGCAGCAAAATCAAAGGCTCGAGCAACAAAGCCGtcgcatcgacgcaattgcTGAATCAAGGGTAACGGCGCAAGCTCGCCCAGctcgccgttcacccacacctGTGAGGAGCAGAACCTACTCCAGGTCACGCTCACCACCTCGCCGTAGGAGCGAGAGGAGGTCGAGCCCGAGGAGAAACGAGGCAAcatctcgaaactccaccccaccgaggagacattcccctagaagggacaacCCTCCTCGCCGCCAAAGGAATCGATCCCCAGAAGAAAGGGACAGccaccaaggccccctctcccgaagGATCCGAGAACTCCCTCTACCGGTCGGTCTCGAGAAACCACCGGCGatggatacctacgatggctcgacagatCCAGACGAGCACATAGAGAATCTggaagctctcctcgagtacagaaat agcttggcgccaggatccGTAGACTCCTGGTCGGACCTATGCGCCCGCTTCCGGGCTCACTTCACTTCTTCGAGGCGTCATCCAAAAACTGAAGCAACCCTCGAAGCCATCATTCAAGGTGAAACCGAGCCCCTAAGGTCCTAcctcgaacggttcaacaaAGCAGCCGTAGAGGTAAAGGTCGTGGAGAGCATGAAGCTGTATCTCCTCGACAGGGGACTACGTCGGGACAGCAACTTTGCTAAAGCTGTCGGTATCGAAGAGCCGAAGACGTTAGATGCATTCTTCGAAAAGGCAAAGAAATACATCGCCTACGAGGAGAAACAGAAGGCCATAGATCTAAGGAGGCCTAAAAGTCAAGAAAAACCGAGGACTCAAGAGAAGATTGGATGA
- the LOC123908261 gene encoding LOW QUALITY PROTEIN: peptide-N4-(N-acetyl-beta-glucosaminyl)asparagine amidase A-like (The sequence of the model RefSeq protein was modified relative to this genomic sequence to represent the inferred CDS: inserted 1 base in 1 codon; substituted 1 base at 1 genomic stop codon) yields MQVCLGVMNMMNFFLFLFLSIFLLCHPISASNLHKTKQLTLNLVSEPTSSHDTPTRYFEVTKPIELPKTKPCSYHILHHHFGNTYHKPPVLAHYTPPSICQSQNFSKIVLEWKATSKGKQFDRIFGVWLGGVELLRSCTAEPRSTGIVWTVEKDITRYHSLLLNQQNQTLVVYLGNIVDKTYTGIYHVDITFHFYPHNHHERKKFKSLAFGSGFHADLILPISRNLPLNDGLWFQIQNSTDVSLKEFIIPQNAYRAVLEVYISFHENDETWYSNPPNEYLVANNLTDTPGNGPFREVVITLDEMVVGSVWPFTVIYTGGVNPLLWRPISGIGSFDLPSYDIEITPFLGTILDGKIHLFRFSVTNSLNVWFIDANLHLWLDXKEQXNKGKLLNYIDKPLVESLVFEFNGLNGTFLTSVKKSFLSTGWVNSSFGNITTSFVQDFNYYNSVVMTKNGGKQTVNQIIDFNDSVLAKVPSPFRDLVDDTKRKFFLYLDSEEVLEQDNDDTYLSVSNFTLGIDEKKSKSQDYGFSNSILNNLQGGQGRMVVKKDMVVSAVGETQQDYKYTSDEYCYFRKIGSSNYTILYDEVKDSCNKKCHSF; encoded by the exons ATGCAAGTTTGTCTTGGTGTAATGAATATGATGAATTTCTTCCTATTTTTGTTCCTTTCCATATTTCTTCTTTGCCACCCCATTTCTGCATCAAATCTTCACAAAACCAAGCAACTAACACTAAATCTTGTTTCTGAACCAACATCCTCACATGACACACCAACCAGATACTTTGAAGTAACCAAACCCATTGAACTCCCAAAAACAAAACCATGCTCATACCACATTCTCCACCACCACTTTGGTAACACTTATCACAAACCTCCAGTTCTTGCTCATTACACCCCTCCCTCTATTTGTCAATCTCAAAACTTCTCCAAAATTGTCCTTGAATGGAAGGCAACATCTAAAGGAAAACAATTCGATCGCATTTTCGGTGTGTGGCTTGGCGGTGTTGAGTTACTTAGAAGCTGCACAGCAGAACCAAGATCTACTGGGATTGTTTGGACTGTTGAAAAAGACATCACAAGGTACCATTCCTTGTTATTGAATCAACAAAATCAAACACTTGTTGTTTATTTAGGCAATATTGTTGACAAAACTTATACTGGTATTTACCATGTTGATATCACTTTCCACTTTTACCCTCATAATCATCATGAGAGAAAAAAGTTCAAATCTTTAGCATTTGGGAGTGGTTTTCATGCAGATTTGATCTTGCCCATATCAAGAAATCTCCCACTGAATGATGGATTATGGTTCCAAATTCAGAATTCCACTGATGTGAGTTTGAAGGAATTCATAATTCCACAAAATGCATATAGAGCTGTATTAGAGgtttatatttcatttcatgAAAATGATGAGACTTGGTATAGTAATCCTCCAAATGAATATCTTGTTGCAAATAACCTTACTGATACCCCTGGTAATGGACCCTTTAGGGAAGTTGTGATTACTCTTGATGAAATGGTTGTTGGTTCAGTTTGGCCTTTTACTGTGATCTACACTGGAGGGGTTAATCCTCTCTTGTGGAGACCTATTAGTGGGATTGGTTCATTTGATCTTCCATCTTATGATATTGAAATTACACCTTTTTTAGGGACAATATTGGATGGAAAGATTCATTTGTTTCGGTTCAGTGTGACGAATTCTTTGAATGTTTGGTTTATAGATGCAAACTTACATCTTTGGTTGG GGAAAGAGCAGTAGAACAAAGGAAAACTCCTGAATTACATTGACAAACCTTTGGTTGAATCTCTAGTATTTGAATTTAATGGTTTAAATGGAACATTCTTAACTAGTGTAAAGAAATCATTTTTGTCAACCGGATGGGTTAACTCCTCCTTTGGTAACATCACAACCagttttgttcaagattttaATTACTACAACTCGGTGGTTATGACAAAGAATGGGGGTAAACAAACGGTGAATCAAATAATAGATTTCAACGACAGTGTTCTGGCTAAAGTTCCATCGCCCTTTCGAGATTTGGTTGATgacacaaaaagaaaatttttccTTTACTTGGATTCAGAAGAAGTTCTTGAGCAGGATAATGATGATACTTATTTATCAGTTTCAAATTTTACATTAGGTATTGATGAGAAAAAGTCTAAGAGCCAAGATTATGGATTTTCAAATAGCATTCTAAATAATTTGCAGGGTGGCCAAGGTAGAATGGTTGTTAAAAAGGATATGGTTGTGAGTGCAGTGGGTGAAACACAACAAGATTACAAATATACGAGTGATGAATATTGTTACTTCAGGAAAATTGGCAGCTCAAATTATACAATTCTATACGATGAAGTCAAAGATTCATGCAACAAAAAATGTCACTCATTTTGA
- the LOC123908262 gene encoding binding partner of ACD11 1-like translates to MSIKTVKVSNVSLGATERDIQEFFSFSGDIHYVELRSHDERSQIAYVTFKDSQGAETAVLLSGATIVDLSVTITLDPDYKLPPGVVVSSGNETQTPGGAESALRKAEDVVSSMVAKGFILGKDAVNKAKTFDEKLQISSTASATVASFDQKLGLSEKIGAGASVVSDKVREVDQKFLVSEKTKTAFAAAEQTVSSAGSAIMKNRYILTGATWVTGAFSRVSKAAVEVGQKTKEKVENAEQQEKREVEDQHAKVHSESPKAAAAASDQQSPRRGPAPAQGLIL, encoded by the exons ATGTCG ATAAAAACTGTCAAAGTCAGTAACGTTTCCTTGGGAGCAACTGAGCGGGACATTCAGgagttcttttctttttctggtgACATTCATTATGTTGAACTAAGGAG TCATGATGAACGGTCTCAAATTGCTTATGTAACCTTCAAGGATTCACAGGGAGCTGAGACTGCAGTATTGCTATCG GGAGCAACAATAGTTGACCTGTCGGTTACAATAACTCTGGATCCAGATTACAAACTTCCACCTGGTGTCGTGGTTTCATCT GGAAATGAAACTCAAACTCCTGGTGGTGCTGAATCTGCTCTGCGGAAGGCAGAGGATGTAGTCTCCAGCATGGTAGCCAAAGGCTTTATCTTAGGGAAAGATGCTGTCAACAAAGCGAAGACTTTTGATGAGAAGCTCCAGATATCATCGACAGCATCAGCAACTGTTGCATCTTTTGACCAAAAACTTGGGCTTAGTGAAAAAATAGGTGCCGGTGCTTCAGTTGTGAGTGATAAAGTTCGAGAAGTGGATCAAAAGTTTCTTGTTTCAGAAAAGACAAAAACAGCATTTGCAGCTGCAGAACAGACAGTCAGCAGTGCTGGTTCTGCGATAATGAAGAATCGCTATATACTTACTGGGGCTACTTGGGTAACGGGTGCTTTTAGTAGGGTTTCTAAGGCAGCTGTGGAAGTAGGTCAGAAAACAAAAGAGAAAGTGGAGAATGCAGAACAGCAAGAGAAGCGAGAGGTTGAAGATCAGCATGCAAAGGTCCATTCTGAGTCCCCaaaagcagcagcagcagcaagtgACCAGCAGTCTCCCAGGCGTGGTCCTGCTCCTGCTCAGGGTTTGATCCTTTGA
- the LOC123910020 gene encoding syntaxin-22-like, with protein sequence MSFQDIQSGRRNLTNGKQDPTQAVASGVFQINTAVSTFQRLVNTLGTPKDTPELREKLHKTRLHIGQLVKDTSDKLKQASEIDHHADVNATKKIADAKLAKDFQAVLKEFQKAQRLAAERETAYTPFVPQAVQPSSYTVSEAGVSSDKSQEQQALLVESRRQEVISLDNEISFNEAIIEEREQGIQEIQQQIGEVNEIFKDLAVLVHEQGAMIDDIGTNIENSHEATVQAKSQLVQASKTQRSNSSLACLLLVIFGIVLLIIIIIVAA encoded by the exons ATGAGTTTTCAGGACATACAATCCGGCCGCCGAAACCtaaccaacggcaaacaagaccCGACGCAAGCGGTGGCTTCCGGCGTATTCCAGATCAACACCGCCGTTTCCACTTTTCAGAGACTCGTTAACACTCTCGGAACCCCCAAAGACACGCCAGAGCTTCGCGAGAAACT GCATAAGACGAGACTTCATATTGGACAATTGGTAAAGGATACTTCTGATAAACTTAAGCAAGCTAGTGAAATTGATCACCATGCTGATGTTAAT GCAACCAAGAAGATAGCAGATGCTAAATTGGCGAAAGATTTTCAGGCAGTGTTGAAAGAATTTCAGAAGGCACAGCGTCTTGCAGCTGAGAGGGAGACAGCTTACACTCCTTTTGTTCCACAAGCAGTTCAGCCATCCAG CTATACAGTCAGCGAAGCAGGTGTTAGTTCCGATAAAAGCCAAGAACAGCAGGCCCTTCTTGTGGAATCCAGAAG ACAGGAGGTAATATCCTTAGATAATGAGATTTCCTTCAATGAGGCTATCATTGAGGAAAGAGAACAAGGCATTCAAGAAATCCAGCAGCAGATAGGTGAAGTGAATGAGATCTTCAAAGATCTTGCTGTGCTTGTTCATGAGCAAGGAGCAATGATTG ATGATATTGGGACCAACATTGAGAATTCTCATGAAGCTACTGTCCAAGCAAAATCGCAACTTGTTCAAGCTTCAAAGACACAAAGATCAAATTCATCTTTG GCGTGCTTGCTTCTGGTGATATTTGGAATCGTgcttctcatcatcatcattattgtTGCTGCTTAG